Proteins encoded together in one Vitis vinifera cultivar Pinot Noir 40024 chromosome 4, ASM3070453v1 window:
- the LOC104879026 gene encoding aminopeptidase M1 isoform X2 — MYTERHFSMPYPLPKLDMAAVPYFSGCAKENFGLIIFCEIELLHHELHSGASCKQWFPEWNIWTQFLQQIAGGLHPNALEQSHPIKVHITQGD, encoded by the exons ATGTATACAGA GAGGCACTTCTCAATGCCTTACCCACTCCCTAAACTGGATATGGCTGCAGTCCCATATTTCTCTGGTTGTGCTAAGGAGAATTTTGGCTTGATCATATTTTGTGAAATTGAACTGCTTCATCATGAATTGCATTCTGGAGCTTCCTGCAAGCAGTGG TTTCCAGAATGGAATATTTGGACTCAGTTTCTTCAACAAATCGCTGGTGGACTACATCCCAATGCACTAGAACAATCGCACCCAATCAAG GTACATATCACCCAAGGTGACTGA
- the LOC104879026 gene encoding aminopeptidase M1 isoform X1, with the protein MYTERHFSMPYPLPKLDMAAVPYFSGCAKENFGLIIFCEIELLHHELHSGASCKQWSDLLVSRMEYLDSVSSTNRWWTTSQCTRTIAPNQGTYHPR; encoded by the exons ATGTATACAGA GAGGCACTTCTCAATGCCTTACCCACTCCCTAAACTGGATATGGCTGCAGTCCCATATTTCTCTGGTTGTGCTAAGGAGAATTTTGGCTTGATCATATTTTGTGAAATTGAACTGCTTCATCATGAATTGCATTCTGGAGCTTCCTGCAAGCAGTGG TCTGATCTGTTAGTTTCCAGAATGGAATATTTGGACTCAGTTTCTTCAACAAATCGCTGGTGGACTACATCCCAATGCACTAGAACAATCGCACCCAATCAAG GTACATATCACCCAAGGTGA